In Desulforegula conservatrix Mb1Pa, the following proteins share a genomic window:
- a CDS encoding enoyl-CoA hydratase/isomerase family protein produces the protein MSGITIEKQGGTAIISMSNGENRHNPVFAAGLLAALNEAEADASVTAIILTSTDPKSFSLGIDIEWMSKAFADQKLDDIRKFMYDMNEVFKKLFLIPVPTIAAIGGHAFGNGAIISCACDFRFMRKDRGFFCFPEVDLGIPFLPGMIAFCRKAIPEYKFLEMKLTGKRYGGEELAANNVVMKACDGPEDLMKSALEFAATFAKKRGIFGEHKKRLNKHIVEIMEKEDPAVIEPVALFVAN, from the coding sequence ATGTCAGGAATTACGATCGAAAAACAGGGTGGAACAGCAATAATAAGCATGTCCAATGGAGAAAACCGTCACAATCCTGTGTTTGCAGCCGGACTTCTTGCAGCTCTCAACGAAGCCGAAGCAGACGCAAGTGTAACTGCCATAATTCTGACCTCAACAGATCCGAAATCTTTTTCCCTCGGCATTGACATTGAATGGATGAGCAAAGCTTTTGCTGATCAGAAGCTCGATGACATAAGAAAATTCATGTACGATATGAATGAGGTGTTCAAAAAACTGTTCCTCATACCAGTTCCAACAATAGCTGCCATAGGCGGCCATGCTTTCGGAAACGGCGCAATCATCTCATGCGCCTGCGACTTCAGGTTCATGAGAAAAGATCGCGGCTTCTTCTGCTTCCCTGAAGTTGACCTTGGCATTCCTTTCCTTCCGGGAATGATTGCTTTCTGCAGAAAAGCCATACCTGAGTATAAATTCTTGGAAATGAAGCTTACAGGAAAGCGCTATGGAGGCGAAGAGCTTGCCGCCAACAATGTTGTAATGAAGGCATGCGACGGCCCTGAAGATCTCATGAAATCGGCCCTTGAGTTTGCTGCGACATTTGCAAAGAAAAGGGGAATCTTCGGAGAACACAAGAAAAGACTAAACAAGCATATTGTCGAGATCATGGAAAAGGAAGATCCTGCTGTAATCGAACCTGTCGCTCTTTTTGTAGCAAATTAA
- a CDS encoding potassium channel family protein, protein MDKRQSMVEGIKKRLYILLTSILLTIMAGASGYYAIFMGERSFIDCVYMTVISLTSVGYGEVVPVTGNPLAQFYTMGLLIFGMGIILYAISSFTAILIEGELSGMLRRNKMERKIRGLKRHYIVCGGGETGLPLIEEIIKNKEEAVLIDFDPDSAAHHQFRDSILYIRGDATDDQNLISAGIDHAAGIIISLPSDKDNLYITMTARMMNPKIRIISRMTNPKMRDKLIKAGADGVVSPNFIGALRMASEMLRPVTVSFLDTMLRSGDGTLRIHDIQITGDSHFTGKKIEDINLNKKYDLLLLGLKKDKEMIFNPSVETEIKEGMTLIVMGKSADISKAKNQIS, encoded by the coding sequence ATGGATAAGCGCCAAAGTATGGTCGAAGGCATAAAAAAAAGACTCTACATACTTTTAACATCAATACTGCTGACCATCATGGCTGGCGCATCGGGCTATTACGCCATTTTCATGGGCGAGCGAAGCTTCATCGACTGCGTCTACATGACCGTAATATCCCTCACAAGCGTTGGATATGGAGAAGTTGTACCTGTAACAGGGAATCCCCTCGCCCAGTTTTACACAATGGGCCTACTTATTTTCGGCATGGGTATTATCCTTTATGCAATCAGCTCGTTCACCGCAATACTCATCGAGGGCGAGCTTTCAGGCATGCTCCGGAGAAACAAGATGGAAAGAAAAATCAGGGGTCTGAAGCGTCATTATATTGTCTGCGGCGGTGGAGAAACAGGACTTCCGCTGATTGAAGAAATCATTAAGAACAAGGAAGAAGCCGTTCTCATAGATTTTGATCCTGACAGTGCTGCCCACCATCAGTTCAGGGACAGTATACTTTATATCAGAGGAGATGCGACAGATGACCAGAATCTGATATCCGCCGGAATTGACCATGCTGCGGGCATAATTATCTCTCTGCCATCTGATAAGGACAATCTGTATATCACCATGACAGCGAGAATGATGAATCCCAAAATCAGGATCATCAGCAGAATGACCAATCCCAAGATGAGGGACAAGCTCATAAAAGCAGGAGCCGACGGGGTCGTGTCTCCCAATTTCATCGGAGCCCTGCGCATGGCGTCAGAGATGCTCAGACCAGTTACGGTTTCTTTTCTGGATACAATGCTAAGAAGCGGAGATGGTACGCTGAGAATACATGATATCCAGATTACCGGAGATTCTCATTTTACAGGTAAAAAAATTGAGGATATAAATCTTAACAAAAAATATGATCTGTTGCTTCTGGGGCTAAAAAAAGACAAGGAGATGATTTTCAATCCTTCAGTTGAAACAGAAATCAAGGAAGGAATGACCCTAATAGTAATGGGCAAAAGTGCCGATATTTCAAAAGCTAAAAACCAGATCTCTTAA
- the iorB gene encoding indolepyruvate ferredoxin oxidoreductase subunit beta, whose protein sequence is MKNVKRLIMVAVGGQGNLLASKILGEAALAAGVPVRMSEIHGMAQRGGVVESAIVFGDAKSTIISDGEADIFLSFEPSEALRAIKKCNPNTVVITNLSPLPPFTVATGKGVYPEMETIKSVFREKTKKLIAFDATVLAKEAGNDLTVNMVLLGALIQTGVLPISADQIKEAIKARIKPQLAEINIKAFDLGFQEAAKAA, encoded by the coding sequence ATGAAAAATGTCAAAAGACTTATAATGGTTGCTGTAGGAGGTCAGGGCAATCTTCTGGCTTCCAAGATACTTGGTGAAGCAGCTCTTGCAGCAGGAGTCCCTGTAAGAATGAGCGAAATCCACGGCATGGCCCAGCGTGGCGGAGTTGTGGAATCTGCCATAGTTTTCGGAGACGCCAAAAGCACGATCATATCAGATGGAGAAGCTGATATTTTTCTCAGTTTCGAACCATCCGAGGCTCTGAGAGCAATAAAGAAATGCAATCCCAATACAGTTGTCATAACAAATCTCTCTCCTTTGCCACCTTTTACAGTTGCCACAGGAAAGGGCGTATACCCTGAGATGGAAACCATAAAATCAGTTTTCAGGGAAAAAACAAAAAAACTTATCGCATTTGATGCAACAGTGCTTGCCAAAGAAGCCGGAAACGACCTTACTGTCAATATGGTTCTGCTTGGAGCACTTATTCAGACAGGAGTTCTTCCGATATCAGCTGACCAGATAAAGGAAGCTATAAAGGCAAGAATCAAACCCCAGCTTGCGGAAATAAACATCAAAGCCTTTGATCTGGGTTTTCAGGAAGCAGCCAAGGCTGCTTAA